One Candidatus Rokuibacteriota bacterium DNA segment encodes these proteins:
- a CDS encoding ABC transporter substrate-binding protein, with protein MRQRVTRSLWILTCFAIIATLGPAVRASAQDKPRYGGELVFVVAAEPPGFDGHREETFAMLHPVGPHYNTLLRVDPVDKTGTKFIGDLAESWTVSADKRTYTFRLRQGVKFHDGSVMSSKDVKASYDKIIFPPAGVVSSRQAAYRAVEAVEAPTADTIVFRLKWPEASFIANLSSPWNWIYKADILAKDPHWYEKNVMGTGPFKYVEYVRGSHWIGKKNPDYWDKGKPYLDGYRAIF; from the coding sequence ATGAGGCAGCGCGTCACACGATCACTGTGGATTCTGACCTGCTTCGCCATCATCGCGACGCTCGGGCCGGCAGTCCGGGCCTCCGCCCAGGACAAGCCGCGCTACGGGGGCGAGCTGGTCTTCGTGGTGGCCGCCGAGCCGCCGGGCTTCGACGGGCACCGGGAAGAGACGTTCGCGATGCTCCACCCGGTCGGGCCCCATTACAACACCCTCCTGCGGGTGGATCCCGTCGACAAGACAGGCACGAAGTTCATCGGCGACCTGGCCGAGTCCTGGACCGTCTCCGCCGACAAGCGCACCTACACCTTCAGGCTGCGGCAGGGCGTGAAGTTCCACGACGGCAGCGTGATGTCGTCCAAGGACGTGAAGGCCTCCTACGACAAGATCATCTTCCCCCCGGCGGGCGTCGTCTCGAGCCGCCAGGCCGCCTACAGGGCGGTGGAAGCGGTGGAAGCCCCGACCGCCGACACTATCGTCTTCCGGCTGAAGTGGCCCGAGGCGTCCTTCATCGCCAACCTGTCCTCGCCGTGGAACTGGATCTACAAGGCCGACATCCTCGCCAAGGACCCGCACTGGTACGAGAAGAACGTGATGGGGACGGGGCCCTTCAAGTACGTGGAGTACGTGCGGGGCTCGCACTGGATCGGCAAGAAGAACCCGGACTACTGGGACAAAGGCAAGCCCTACCTCGACGGCTACCGCGCGATCTTCA